The DNA region TTACGGCATCTTTGGCATATTTAGTACTTGCTTTTTTGGCTCAGAGGTTTAGAAATGCTATGGTTACTACTGTATCTGAATATTTTTATAATAGATACGGTAAAGCAAATGCATTAGTTACTTCTATTATTATGGGGCTTCCTATGATAGGTATTACTGCTGCTCAGATTATAGCTTCTGCAAGTATTTTAACTGTTATGACAGGTTGGAATTATAAAGTATCTGTTGTAATAGTTACAGTTGTAGTTACAGCATATTCTTCTATGGGCGGACTTTGGGGTGTTGCTTTTACTGATTTAATACAAGGTTCTTTAGTATTTATTGGAAGTTTGGTTGCTATACCTTTTGCTTTGAATTATGCCGGAGGTTTTGAACATGTAATTTCTAATCTCACACCTGCACAAAAATCACTTACTGCTGGTATGGGTTGGCCTACTATAATATCACTTACTATAATGTATATAGCATCATATTCTGTTGGACCTGAAATTAGTCAGAGATTCTTTTCTGCAAGAGATTCTAAATCACTTATGATAGGTTCTTTAATGGGTGGGTTAGTTTGTATATTATATTCTTTATTTCCTGCTTTTTTGGGGTTGATTGCTTCTAGCGTTGTAAAAGATGGCCTTCTCACTTCAGAATTATTAACCTCTGAGGGAAGCAGATATATTTTACCAGTGCTTGCAATTCATACTATGCCTCCTGTTATAGTTGGATTATTATTTTCTGCTTTAATATCTGCTACTATGTCTTCGGCTGACTCTGATATGCTTGCAGTTTCTGTAATAGCAACAAACGATATATATAAAAAATACATAAATAAAGATGCTACAGATAAACAATTACTTTTCTTGGGAAGAGCTTGTATGGTTGTAGTGGGACTTATATCTATGTTTATAGCTTTTAGAGCTGCTAATTTAATAACTATACTTATGTTTTCATTTAGTTTGCGTGCTGCTGGAGTATTTATACCATATTTATTTGGAAACTATACTAAGAAAAAATTATCAGCAGTAGCTAGTATGGGTTCATTGATAGCTGGAAGTGTTGTTACAATATTTTTCCAATACAATAAAAATATCAATCTATTTGGAGTAGACCCTATAATACCTGGTATTGTTGCTAGTTTAATAGTATTTTTAATTCTATCCACATTAATACAGCCAAAACCTAATGCTTCAAATATGAATAATTAATTAAACAATAA from Brachyspira pilosicoli P43/6/78 includes:
- a CDS encoding sodium:solute symporter family protein, with the translated sequence MGQAIVIVIVIVYLIAMLFIGVYSSKKISNSNDFALAGRNLGPILLAGTLAATNIGGGTSLGLAEQAFGKWGFSAVWYVITASLAYLVLAFLAQRFRNAMVTTVSEYFYNRYGKANALVTSIIMGLPMIGITAAQIIASASILTVMTGWNYKVSVVIVTVVVTAYSSMGGLWGVAFTDLIQGSLVFIGSLVAIPFALNYAGGFEHVISNLTPAQKSLTAGMGWPTIISLTIMYIASYSVGPEISQRFFSARDSKSLMIGSLMGGLVCILYSLFPAFLGLIASSVVKDGLLTSELLTSEGSRYILPVLAIHTMPPVIVGLLFSALISATMSSADSDMLAVSVIATNDIYKKYINKDATDKQLLFLGRACMVVVGLISMFIAFRAANLITILMFSFSLRAAGVFIPYLFGNYTKKKLSAVASMGSLIAGSVVTIFFQYNKNINLFGVDPIIPGIVASLIVFLILSTLIQPKPNASNMNN